One part of the Pannonibacter sp. XCT-53 genome encodes these proteins:
- a CDS encoding endonuclease domain-containing protein: protein MTAAIASGRLDRVTWPVARAGEPDEPDHGSDPAAGKGPAPGQTFQERALWPHLRGLKAHGLHVRRQAPIVPYIADFALLSHRLVIEIDGDSHGAPGPSRHDAIRDQWLASQGFTVWRFSARDIEHNLEGVVETILLRLGLFGPETD, encoded by the coding sequence ATGACGGCGGCAATCGCGTCCGGCAGACTGGATCGCGTCACATGGCCGGTCGCAAGGGCAGGGGAGCCGGATGAGCCGGATCACGGATCAGACCCGGCAGCGGGCAAGGGACCTGCGCCGGGCCAGACCTTTCAGGAACGCGCCCTCTGGCCGCATCTGCGCGGCCTGAAAGCGCACGGCCTTCATGTCCGCCGGCAAGCTCCCATCGTTCCCTACATCGCCGACTTCGCCCTCTTGTCCCATCGCCTCGTCATCGAGATTGATGGCGACAGCCATGGAGCCCCCGGTCCGTCCCGGCACGATGCCATCCGCGATCAGTGGCTCGCGTCCCAGGGCTTCACGGTCTGGCGCTTTTCCGCCCGCGACATCGAGCACAATCTGGAAGGCGTCGTCGAAACCATCCTCTTGCGCCTCGGCTTGTTTGGTCCGGAGACCGATTGA
- the puuE gene encoding allantoinase PuuE, with amino-acid sequence MDASNPRDPSYPRDMRGYGRTPPHPRWPGEANVAVQFVVNYEEGGENNILHGDPASEAFLSEIVGAQPWPGKRHWNMESIYEYGSRAGFWRLWRLFTSRNIPVTVYGVATALARNPDVVAAMKEADWEIASHGLKWIEHADMPEEVERAQILEAIRLHEEVTGSRPMGWYTGRCSMNTRRLVMETGGFLYDSDSYADDLPYWVEGPNGPHLVIPYTLDANDMRFATPQGFNTGDHFFDYLKDSFDTLYREGEEGSPKMMSIGLHCRLVGRPGRAAALARFLDYVAGHDKVWLTRRIDIAWHWHAHHSAG; translated from the coding sequence ATGGACGCTTCAAACCCGCGTGACCCGTCCTACCCGCGCGACATGCGCGGCTACGGCCGCACCCCGCCGCATCCGCGCTGGCCGGGGGAGGCCAACGTCGCCGTGCAATTTGTCGTGAACTACGAGGAAGGCGGCGAGAACAACATCCTGCACGGCGATCCGGCCTCCGAGGCCTTCCTGTCCGAGATCGTCGGGGCGCAGCCCTGGCCGGGCAAGCGCCACTGGAACATGGAATCCATTTACGAGTACGGCTCGCGTGCCGGCTTCTGGCGGCTGTGGCGCCTGTTCACCAGCCGCAACATCCCCGTCACCGTCTATGGCGTCGCCACCGCGCTCGCCCGCAATCCGGACGTGGTCGCGGCCATGAAGGAGGCCGACTGGGAAATCGCCTCGCACGGCCTCAAGTGGATCGAGCACGCCGACATGCCGGAGGAGGTGGAGCGCGCCCAGATCCTCGAGGCCATCCGCCTGCATGAGGAGGTGACCGGCTCACGCCCGATGGGCTGGTACACCGGCCGCTGCTCCATGAACACCCGCCGCCTCGTCATGGAAACCGGCGGTTTCCTCTATGACAGCGACAGCTACGCCGACGATCTGCCCTATTGGGTCGAGGGCCCGAACGGGCCGCATCTGGTCATTCCCTACACGCTCGACGCCAACGACATGCGCTTCGCCACGCCCCAGGGCTTCAACACCGGTGACCACTTCTTCGACTATCTCAAGGACAGCTTCGACACGCTCTATCGCGAGGGCGAGGAGGGCAGCCCGAAGATGATGTCGATCGGCCTGCATTGCCGCCTCGTCGGACGTCCGGGCCGGGCTGCCGCGCTCGCCCGCTTCCTCGACTATGTCGCCGGCCACGACAAGGTCTGGCTCACCCGCCGCATCGACATCGCCTGGCACTGGCACGCCCACCACTCCGCCGGGTGA
- a CDS encoding efflux RND transporter periplasmic adaptor subunit — translation MQVKMSYVLAAMIAGGVGFWMWSGTVVVGGRADAENATPPPAQRQESQMAAAFRVSVRDMVAVDRTSTLEIRGITEAEAKVTVRAETNGRMLERPAREGARIAAGDVMCVLDSGSREARVLEAKAQLAQAKVDFDAASQLSTKGFAAENRVAALRAALDAASARLEEAEIELDRTVIRAPVSGIVESPMAKVGDHLAIGAACGTIVDADPMIAIGQVSELNVGLIRAGMAAQVELITGQSASGTVRYVAPAADPNTRTFRVEIEIPNADGQAKDGTTAVTRLPLQATKAHKVSPAILTLDDAGRVGVRTVDASNKARFMPVTVLGGEADGVWIGGLPDTARVIVVGQDYVSDGQLVEPVVEVAEAAQ, via the coding sequence ATGCAAGTGAAGATGTCCTATGTGCTCGCGGCGATGATTGCCGGCGGCGTGGGCTTCTGGATGTGGAGCGGAACCGTCGTCGTCGGCGGCCGCGCCGATGCCGAGAACGCCACCCCGCCGCCCGCCCAGCGACAGGAAAGCCAGATGGCCGCAGCCTTCCGGGTGAGCGTGCGCGACATGGTCGCCGTCGACCGCACGTCGACGCTCGAGATCCGCGGGATCACCGAGGCGGAGGCCAAGGTCACCGTCCGGGCCGAAACCAACGGCCGGATGCTCGAACGACCGGCGCGCGAAGGCGCCCGGATCGCAGCCGGCGACGTGATGTGCGTGCTGGACAGCGGTTCGCGCGAGGCCCGCGTGCTGGAAGCAAAGGCCCAGCTCGCCCAGGCCAAGGTCGACTTCGACGCGGCCAGCCAGCTCAGCACCAAGGGCTTTGCGGCCGAAAACCGGGTTGCGGCCCTGCGCGCTGCGCTCGATGCCGCCTCGGCCCGGCTTGAGGAAGCCGAGATCGAACTCGACCGCACCGTGATCCGCGCACCGGTCAGCGGCATCGTCGAAAGCCCGATGGCCAAGGTGGGCGACCATCTGGCGATCGGTGCGGCCTGCGGCACCATCGTCGACGCGGACCCGATGATCGCCATCGGCCAGGTCTCGGAACTGAATGTCGGCCTGATCCGGGCCGGCATGGCTGCCCAGGTGGAGCTGATCACCGGACAGTCGGCCTCCGGCACGGTGCGCTATGTCGCCCCTGCGGCCGACCCCAACACCCGCACCTTCCGCGTCGAGATCGAGATCCCGAACGCCGACGGTCAGGCCAAGGACGGAACCACCGCGGTCACCCGCCTGCCGCTGCAGGCAACGAAGGCGCACAAGGTGTCGCCGGCGATCCTGACCCTGGATGATGCGGGCCGCGTCGGCGTGCGCACGGTCGACGCCAGCAACAAGGCCCGGTTCATGCCGGTCACCGTGCTGGGCGGGGAGGCCGACGGCGTGTGGATCGGCGGCCTGCCGGACACCGCGCGCGTGATCGTTGTCGGGCAGGACTACGTGAGTGACGGCCAGCTCGTGGAGCCGGTGGTCGAAGTGGCGGAGGCCGCACAATGA
- the pcaB gene encoding 3-carboxy-cis,cis-muconate cycloisomerase has protein sequence MSPGRDCLLAGLIRDPETEALLGASAEVAALLEVEAALALAEADCGLIPAEAAARIADAARLLTPELEALKAGMGRDGVPVPALFAALRQAVPAEDAGYVHWGATSQDIVDTALVLRLARILDLFETRLKALALALGALAEAHRATPIAARTRMQQATPTSFGLKVAGWMLPLTRHLDRLAELRPRLLAVSLGGASGNLAALGPEALAVEARLAARLKLTTLALPWHTARDTMLELGSLLALITGSLGKMGQDVVLLAQNEIGEVSLAGAGGSSTMPNKANPVAAEVLIALARSTGGLAGVLNQAALAEQERSGAAWLIEQLHLPAMLLQTGAALATAAELVAGLRVNEAAMRATFEAAQGLMLAEAASFALADHMPRSAAQALVKTACAEALASGQPLIDVLRTKASAPIDWDSLKDPARHMGAADALIDRALEALRRG, from the coding sequence ATGTCCCCAGGCCGCGACTGCCTCCTTGCCGGACTGATCCGCGATCCCGAGACCGAAGCCCTGCTCGGGGCCTCGGCCGAGGTCGCGGCCCTGCTGGAGGTGGAAGCGGCACTGGCGCTGGCGGAGGCCGACTGCGGCCTGATCCCGGCGGAGGCGGCGGCGCGGATTGCGGACGCCGCCCGGCTCCTGACGCCGGAGCTTGAGGCGCTTAAGGCAGGCATGGGGCGCGACGGCGTCCCCGTTCCTGCCCTCTTTGCCGCCCTGCGCCAGGCGGTGCCGGCAGAGGATGCCGGCTACGTCCATTGGGGCGCGACCAGCCAGGACATCGTCGACACGGCGCTGGTGCTGCGCCTTGCCCGGATCCTCGATCTGTTCGAGACGCGGCTGAAAGCGCTCGCCCTTGCGCTTGGCGCGCTGGCCGAAGCGCACCGGGCAACGCCCATTGCCGCGCGCACGCGGATGCAGCAGGCGACGCCGACGAGCTTCGGCCTCAAGGTCGCAGGCTGGATGCTGCCGCTGACGCGGCATCTCGACCGGCTCGCCGAGCTGCGCCCCCGGCTGCTCGCCGTCTCGCTCGGCGGGGCCTCGGGCAATCTGGCGGCACTCGGGCCCGAGGCGCTCGCCGTCGAGGCCCGGCTTGCCGCCCGGCTGAAGCTGACGACCCTGGCCCTGCCCTGGCACACCGCGCGCGACACGATGCTGGAACTCGGCAGCCTGCTGGCGCTCATCACCGGCAGTCTCGGCAAGATGGGCCAAGATGTGGTGCTGCTCGCCCAGAACGAGATCGGCGAGGTCAGCCTTGCCGGGGCGGGCGGCTCCTCGACCATGCCGAACAAGGCCAACCCGGTGGCCGCCGAAGTGCTGATCGCGCTCGCCCGCAGCACCGGCGGTCTTGCCGGCGTGCTCAATCAGGCGGCCCTTGCCGAACAGGAGCGCAGCGGCGCGGCCTGGCTGATCGAACAGCTGCACCTGCCCGCCATGCTGCTGCAGACCGGCGCGGCCCTTGCCACGGCGGCCGAGCTGGTTGCCGGCCTCCGCGTCAACGAAGCGGCCATGCGCGCAACCTTCGAGGCAGCGCAAGGCCTGATGCTGGCCGAGGCCGCCAGCTTCGCCCTCGCCGACCACATGCCGCGCAGCGCGGCGCAAGCCCTCGTCAAGACCGCCTGCGCCGAGGCGCTCGCCTCCGGCCAGCCCCTCATCGACGTCCTGCGCACGAAGGCGTCCGCCCCGATCGACTGGGACAGCCTCAAGGATCCCGCCCGGCACATGGGCGCCGCCGATGCGCTGATTGACCGGGCGCTGGAGGCATTGCGGCGGGGGTGA
- the pobA gene encoding 4-hydroxybenzoate 3-monooxygenase — MRTQVVIIGAGPSGLLLSQLLHLNGIDCVVLERKSADYVLSRIRAGVLEQGMVDMLERAGLGQRMHEIGLPHDGFRLAVGETALRIDLKRLTGRSVMVYGQTEVTRDLMQAHAARGAQVIYEAEAVTPLDFDGDQPRVTYVQDGVTREIACDFICGCDGYHGVARASVPKGAITDYEKVYPFGWLGILAHVPPVDHELIYANHPRGFALASMRSHSLSRYYIQVPLDTPLEAWPDAAIWDELKRRLGEEAAARMTTGPSIEKSIAPLRSFVAEPLRFGRLFLAGDAGHIVPPTGAKGLNLAASDIHYLSEGLIEVYREKSEAGIDAYSARALARIWKAERFSWWMTRLLHRFPEEGAFDARMQQAEMDYLAGSQAAQTSLAENYAGLPY, encoded by the coding sequence GTGCGGACGCAGGTCGTCATCATTGGAGCCGGGCCGTCGGGCCTGCTGCTGTCGCAGCTTCTGCATCTGAACGGCATCGATTGCGTGGTGCTGGAGCGCAAGAGCGCCGACTATGTGCTGTCGCGCATCCGCGCCGGCGTGCTGGAACAGGGCATGGTGGACATGCTGGAACGTGCCGGACTGGGCCAGCGCATGCACGAGATCGGGCTGCCGCATGACGGCTTCCGCCTTGCCGTGGGCGAGACGGCGCTCCGGATCGACCTGAAGCGGCTGACCGGGCGCAGCGTCATGGTCTATGGCCAGACCGAGGTGACGCGGGACCTGATGCAGGCGCATGCGGCGCGGGGCGCACAGGTCATTTACGAGGCCGAGGCGGTGACGCCGCTCGACTTCGACGGCGACCAGCCGCGGGTGACCTATGTGCAGGACGGGGTGACGCGGGAGATCGCCTGCGACTTCATCTGCGGCTGCGACGGCTACCATGGCGTGGCGCGGGCGAGCGTGCCCAAAGGGGCGATCACCGACTACGAGAAGGTCTATCCCTTCGGCTGGCTCGGCATCCTGGCGCATGTGCCGCCGGTGGACCACGAGCTGATCTATGCCAACCACCCGCGCGGTTTCGCGCTGGCCTCGATGCGCTCGCACAGCCTGTCGCGCTACTACATCCAGGTGCCGCTCGACACGCCGCTGGAGGCCTGGCCGGATGCGGCGATCTGGGACGAGCTGAAGCGCCGGCTGGGCGAGGAAGCGGCCGCGCGGATGACGACGGGACCGTCGATCGAGAAGAGCATTGCCCCCTTGCGCAGCTTCGTCGCCGAACCGCTGCGCTTTGGCCGGCTGTTCCTGGCCGGGGACGCGGGCCATATCGTGCCGCCGACGGGGGCGAAGGGGCTCAATCTGGCCGCCTCCGATATCCATTATCTCTCGGAAGGCCTGATCGAGGTCTACCGCGAGAAGTCCGAGGCAGGGATCGATGCCTATTCGGCGCGGGCGCTGGCGCGGATCTGGAAGGCGGAACGCTTCTCCTGGTGGATGACGCGGCTGTTGCACCGGTTTCCAGAGGAAGGCGCCTTCGACGCGCGGATGCAGCAGGCGGAAATGGATTATCTCGCCGGATCGCAGGCCGCGCAGACGAGCCTTGCGGAGAACTACGCCGGATTGCCCTACTGA
- a CDS encoding PadR family transcriptional regulator — protein MSVRRLCLAILNFGDATGYEIRKASTEGEFSYFEEASFGSIYPTLARLEAEGLVTVRLDPQDGKPARKVYSLTQAGRQELKSLLSEPLAKDTFRSPFLLVAMCADLVGGAVVRRAIDRHMDQIRTEIAQLKEMTADCDHPATLWTIKCGITCMEQNLAYLEGNRAALERMADAGPVCAGAGEAAE, from the coding sequence ATGAGCGTGCGCAGACTTTGCCTGGCCATCCTGAACTTCGGTGACGCCACCGGTTACGAGATCCGCAAGGCCTCGACGGAAGGCGAGTTCAGCTATTTCGAGGAGGCGAGCTTCGGCTCGATCTACCCGACGCTGGCGCGTCTGGAGGCGGAGGGGCTTGTCACGGTCCGGCTCGACCCGCAGGACGGCAAGCCGGCGCGCAAGGTCTATTCGCTGACGCAGGCGGGACGGCAGGAGCTGAAGTCCCTGCTCAGCGAGCCGCTGGCCAAGGACACCTTCCGCTCGCCCTTCCTGCTCGTCGCCATGTGCGCCGACCTGGTCGGCGGGGCGGTCGTGCGGCGGGCCATCGACCGGCACATGGACCAGATCCGGACGGAAATAGCCCAGCTCAAGGAGATGACGGCCGACTGCGACCACCCGGCCACGCTCTGGACGATCAAGTGCGGCATCACCTGCATGGAACAGAACCTCGCCTACCTGGAAGGCAACCGGGCCGCGCTGGAGCGCATGGCCGATGCCGGTCCGGTCTGTGCGGGGGCCGGTGAAGCCGCGGAATGA
- a CDS encoding helix-turn-helix domain-containing protein, with protein MPSPASLPSYHLYGETEGAAEFDFFHIETIRARSRALGWQLEPHAHAHLAQVLHITRGGGRLVEEGGEREIRPGGLCFTPPHTLHGWSFQPDTEGYVVSFTPDYLVSGGTTRSEAEQRALTSSGNTLIHPEADGARLGFYCAEMAAEFDTGRRRRALFRPLVALTLLVLFPGEGAAVAPDAAPGFSLFRFRQLVEERYRQDWNAEPYAEAMGLTVQRLNRYCRLFIGRTAPQAVRERLIIEARRLLAFSGLSVSQVAYELGFEDPAYFSRVFRKETGEAPADFRARHRDDGPA; from the coding sequence ATGCCGTCGCCCGCGTCCCTTCCCAGCTACCACCTCTACGGCGAGACCGAGGGCGCGGCGGAGTTTGACTTCTTCCACATCGAGACCATCCGCGCCCGCTCCCGGGCGCTCGGCTGGCAGCTCGAGCCCCATGCCCACGCCCATCTGGCCCAGGTGCTGCACATCACGCGGGGCGGCGGGCGGCTGGTGGAGGAGGGCGGCGAGCGCGAGATCCGCCCCGGCGGCCTCTGCTTCACCCCGCCGCACACGCTGCATGGCTGGAGCTTCCAGCCCGACACCGAGGGCTATGTCGTCTCCTTCACGCCCGACTACCTGGTCTCCGGCGGCACCACCCGCTCGGAAGCCGAGCAGCGCGCGCTGACCTCCAGCGGCAACACGCTGATCCATCCCGAGGCCGATGGCGCCCGCCTTGGCTTCTACTGCGCCGAGATGGCAGCCGAATTCGACACCGGCCGCCGCCGCCGCGCCCTGTTCCGCCCGCTCGTGGCCCTGACGCTCCTGGTGCTGTTTCCCGGCGAAGGCGCCGCCGTTGCCCCCGATGCCGCGCCCGGTTTTTCCCTGTTCCGCTTTCGCCAGCTGGTCGAGGAGCGCTACCGCCAGGACTGGAACGCCGAGCCCTATGCCGAGGCCATGGGCCTCACCGTGCAGCGGCTCAACCGCTACTGCCGCCTGTTCATCGGCCGCACCGCGCCCCAGGCGGTGCGCGAGCGCCTCATCATCGAGGCGCGCCGCCTGCTCGCCTTTTCCGGCCTCAGCGTGTCCCAGGTCGCCTATGAGCTGGGCTTCGAGGATCCGGCCTATTTCTCCCGCGTCTTCCGCAAGGAGACCGGCGAGGCGCCGGCCGATTTCCGCGCCCGCCACCGCGACGACGGCCCCGCCTGA